The following are encoded in a window of Sinomonas cyclohexanicum genomic DNA:
- a CDS encoding triose-phosphate isomerase family protein, whose translation MTEPAPLHRDALHAPIVLGVSLKLYMDVDTTTRWSHAVSDLARAHPAIVQGRVRLFVLPSLPALPAVRDEFEGTPVGVGAQDLFWEDRGAFTGAVSGADLKTVGCAYAEVGHAERRSLFGDDDEAVRRKVAAALRNGLTPVLCVGETAKSHAAAAAAATGDELASAIAALPPTGSGHELIVAYEPRWAIGQAEPAPAEHVAEVIGELRARLAADGRIRSASVIYGGSAQPGTLSTLAGTADGLFLGRFAHDPGRLALIVDEADALSDPQVTTR comes from the coding sequence GTGACTGAACCTGCCCCACTTCACCGGGACGCCCTCCACGCACCCATCGTCCTCGGCGTGAGCCTCAAGCTCTACATGGACGTCGACACCACGACGCGGTGGTCGCACGCTGTCTCGGACCTCGCACGGGCCCACCCGGCCATCGTGCAAGGCCGAGTGCGGCTATTCGTGCTTCCCTCCCTGCCTGCCCTCCCCGCCGTCCGCGATGAGTTCGAAGGAACGCCTGTCGGAGTCGGCGCGCAGGATCTCTTCTGGGAGGACCGGGGAGCCTTCACGGGGGCGGTCAGCGGAGCCGACCTGAAGACGGTAGGGTGCGCGTACGCCGAGGTCGGCCACGCTGAACGGCGCAGCCTCTTCGGCGACGACGACGAAGCTGTCCGCCGGAAGGTCGCGGCCGCACTGCGGAACGGGCTGACCCCGGTCCTCTGCGTCGGGGAGACCGCCAAGTCGCACGCCGCTGCTGCCGCTGCCGCTACGGGCGACGAGCTCGCATCCGCGATCGCAGCCCTGCCGCCGACCGGGTCCGGGCACGAACTCATCGTCGCCTATGAGCCCCGGTGGGCGATTGGGCAGGCCGAACCGGCTCCTGCAGAGCACGTGGCAGAAGTCATCGGAGAACTGCGCGCAAGGCTCGCAGCCGACGGCCGCATACGCTCGGCATCGGTCATCTATGGGGGAAGTGCCCAGCCTGGGACACTTTCAACGCTGGCCGGAACGGCCGACGGCCTGTTCCTGGGACGGTTCGCCCACGATCCCGGGCGGCTCGCCCTCATTGTTGACGAGGCTGATGCGCTAAGTGATCCTCAGGTGACCACGAGATGA
- a CDS encoding ABC transporter permease: protein MAEASVSRRRNPFEGLTIGAVLLEARAFLALVVIFVVFSFLAPSAFPTLSNIIVMCQQVSVYAILAVGMLIVILDGGIDLSVGSTLGLSGMVAGLALQGFPIAGVVLYPPVWVVVIVAVITGALIGLINGVLVARLNVAPFVATLGTMYVMRGLASLTTNGLTVNNLGGREDLGNTGFEWLGFNALLGIPVGIWILVVVAIIASLLLNRSVYGRWLYAAGGNARAAELSGVPVRKVRVRAYVISGVCAAIAGVILTSELTSAGPTQGTSYELTAIAAVVIGGAALSGGKGTVRGTLLGAFVIGFLAAGLTIVGISAYVQTVFTGAVIVLAVLLNGIQVRRRRRAKESAGSPPSGPAQHQTAPGSQNGTEVPPAVKNKTV, encoded by the coding sequence ATGGCTGAAGCATCGGTGTCCCGCCGGCGCAATCCCTTCGAGGGCCTGACGATCGGTGCGGTCCTCCTCGAAGCGCGCGCGTTCCTCGCGCTCGTCGTGATCTTCGTCGTCTTCTCGTTCCTCGCCCCGAGCGCATTCCCCACCCTGTCGAACATCATCGTGATGTGCCAGCAGGTCTCGGTCTACGCGATCCTCGCAGTGGGCATGCTCATCGTCATCCTGGACGGCGGCATCGACCTCTCGGTCGGCTCGACCCTTGGCCTTTCGGGGATGGTGGCAGGCCTGGCGCTGCAGGGCTTCCCCATCGCAGGGGTCGTCCTCTACCCGCCCGTGTGGGTCGTCGTGATCGTCGCCGTCATCACCGGGGCGCTGATCGGGCTGATCAACGGGGTGCTCGTCGCGCGGCTGAACGTCGCGCCGTTCGTCGCGACGCTGGGCACGATGTACGTGATGCGCGGTCTGGCGTCCCTGACCACCAACGGCCTGACCGTCAACAACCTGGGAGGCCGTGAGGATCTGGGCAATACCGGATTCGAGTGGCTGGGCTTCAACGCGCTGCTCGGCATCCCGGTCGGCATCTGGATCCTGGTCGTTGTCGCGATCATCGCCAGCCTCCTGCTCAACCGCAGCGTCTACGGCCGGTGGCTCTATGCGGCCGGCGGCAACGCACGCGCCGCCGAACTCTCCGGCGTCCCGGTCCGCAAGGTCCGCGTCCGCGCCTACGTGATCTCCGGCGTGTGCGCCGCGATCGCCGGCGTGATCCTCACGAGCGAGCTCACCTCGGCCGGCCCGACCCAGGGCACATCCTACGAACTCACCGCGATCGCGGCCGTCGTCATCGGCGGTGCCGCCCTCAGCGGCGGCAAGGGAACCGTGCGCGGCACCCTCCTCGGCGCCTTCGTGATCGGATTCCTCGCCGCCGGGCTGACCATCGTGGGCATCTCCGCCTACGTCCAGACCGTCTTCACCGGCGCCGTGATCGTCCTGGCTGTCCTCCTCAACGGCATTCAGGTCAGGCGCCGGCGCCGCGCCAAGGAGAGCGCCGGATCTCCCCCGTCTGGACCCGCACAGCACCAGACTGCCCCCGGTAGCCAGAACGGGACCGAGGTCCCGCCCGCTGTCAAGAACAAGACCGTCTGA
- the tal gene encoding transaldolase — protein MTTPTQALSDAGVSIWLDDLSRARLADGSLAALIEEKNVVGVTTNPTIFQAAITKGHGYDAKLRELVASGADAQQAVFELTTSDVADACRLFAPVAAATHGVDGRVSIEVDPRLAWDTAGTIAEARHLHAKVAEPNVHIKIPATVEGLEAIAETLGAGISVNVTLIFSLERYRAVINAFMTGLEKAKAAGHDLSQIHSVASFFVSRVDTEVDKRLEAIGTEEARALKGKAGLANARLAYQIYQEEFTTERFKLLADAGALPQRPLWASTGVKDPSLPDTLYVTGLVAPGVVNTMPEKTLEATFDHAEVTGDTVTGTYTASNSHLDALAQHGIDYNDVVAVLESEGLDKFVTSWNDLLKDVEATLAETAHGAGLSVKRCAGPWRFQ, from the coding sequence ATGACTACCCCCACCCAGGCACTCTCCGACGCGGGCGTGTCCATCTGGCTCGACGACCTCTCCCGCGCCCGCCTCGCCGACGGCTCGCTCGCTGCGCTGATCGAGGAGAAGAACGTGGTCGGCGTGACCACGAACCCCACGATCTTCCAGGCCGCGATCACCAAGGGCCACGGCTACGACGCCAAGCTCCGTGAGCTGGTCGCCTCCGGCGCGGACGCGCAGCAGGCCGTGTTCGAGCTGACCACCTCCGACGTCGCCGACGCGTGCCGGCTCTTCGCCCCGGTCGCGGCGGCCACGCACGGGGTCGACGGCCGCGTCTCGATCGAGGTCGATCCGCGCCTGGCCTGGGACACCGCCGGCACGATCGCCGAGGCCAGGCACCTGCACGCCAAGGTCGCCGAGCCCAACGTGCACATCAAGATCCCCGCCACCGTCGAGGGCCTCGAGGCGATCGCGGAGACGCTCGGGGCCGGGATCAGCGTCAACGTGACCCTGATCTTCTCCCTCGAGCGGTACCGCGCGGTCATCAACGCGTTCATGACCGGCCTGGAGAAGGCCAAGGCCGCAGGCCACGACCTGTCCCAGATCCACTCGGTCGCCTCGTTCTTCGTCTCCCGCGTGGACACCGAGGTCGACAAGCGCCTCGAGGCCATCGGCACCGAGGAGGCCAGGGCCCTCAAGGGCAAGGCCGGCCTGGCCAACGCCCGCCTCGCCTACCAGATCTACCAGGAGGAGTTCACCACCGAACGATTCAAGCTCCTCGCCGACGCCGGCGCCCTCCCGCAGCGCCCACTGTGGGCCTCCACCGGCGTGAAGGACCCCTCCCTGCCGGACACCCTCTACGTCACCGGGCTCGTCGCCCCGGGCGTGGTGAACACGATGCCCGAGAAGACCCTCGAGGCCACCTTCGACCACGCCGAGGTCACCGGGGACACCGTCACCGGCACCTACACCGCCTCCAACTCCCACCTCGACGCCCTCGCCCAGCACGGCATCGACTACAACGACGTCGTCGCCGTCCTCGAATCCGAAGGCCTGGACAAGTTCGTCACCTCCTGGAACGACCTCCTCAAGGACGTCGAGGCAACCCTCGCCGAAACCGCCCACGGAGCGGGACTGTCAGTTAAACGGTGTGCGGGGCCTTGGCGGTTTCAGTGA
- a CDS encoding DeoR/GlpR family DNA-binding transcription regulator, whose translation MLKPEEATAATRQSRQLQRQRAISDAVMAEGAIRIEQLAERFGISVMTVHRDLDELENRGLIRKNRGVATATSTALVESSDVYRSGRQLAEKEAIAQAALEYIEPGQAIILDDSTTTLRLVPHLKDRTPLTVITNTLTIINELRGTNGISLLGIGGQYYNWCSAFMGRMTTEAIASLRADILFMSTSAITDDIAFHQTQETVDVKRSMFDAAAKRILLADHTKFEKRALHAMLPLERFDAVIVDAHTDSGHIDRLREKGVRIYVARRHPRQ comes from the coding sequence ATGTTGAAACCGGAGGAGGCGACGGCCGCCACGCGCCAGAGCCGGCAGCTGCAGCGCCAGCGGGCGATCAGCGACGCGGTGATGGCAGAGGGTGCGATCCGCATCGAACAGCTTGCCGAACGCTTCGGCATCAGTGTCATGACGGTCCACCGCGACCTCGACGAACTCGAGAACCGGGGACTCATCCGCAAGAACCGGGGCGTCGCGACAGCCACCTCCACCGCCCTGGTCGAATCCAGCGATGTCTACCGTTCCGGCAGGCAGCTCGCCGAGAAGGAGGCCATTGCCCAGGCCGCGCTCGAGTACATCGAGCCCGGTCAGGCCATCATCCTCGACGACTCGACCACGACCCTCCGGCTGGTGCCGCACCTGAAGGATCGCACGCCTCTGACAGTCATCACGAACACCCTGACGATCATCAACGAACTCCGGGGAACGAACGGGATCTCCCTGCTTGGAATCGGAGGCCAGTACTACAACTGGTGCAGCGCATTCATGGGGCGGATGACCACCGAAGCGATCGCTTCGCTCCGCGCGGACATCCTCTTCATGTCGACCTCGGCCATCACCGACGACATCGCCTTCCACCAGACGCAGGAGACGGTGGACGTCAAGCGGTCGATGTTCGATGCGGCCGCCAAACGCATCCTGCTGGCCGACCACACGAAGTTCGAGAAACGTGCACTCCATGCCATGCTCCCGCTCGAGCGCTTCGATGCCGTCATCGTAGACGCGCACACGGACAGCGGGCACATCGACAGGCTGCGCGAGAAAGGCGTGAGGATCTACGTCGCGCGCCGGCACCCCAGACAGTAG
- a CDS encoding ribose-5-phosphate isomerase encodes MGRTWRVVVGSDGAGYDYKEALKADLERDPRVSEVIDVGVDAEDDTAYPSIAIAAAEKIRDNGADRALLVCGTGLGVAIAANKVPGIRAVTAHDSYSVERSVLSNNAQVLTFGQRVVGLELARRLAREWLGYEFDESSASAKKVAVIEGYESTGSCD; translated from the coding sequence ATGGGACGCACATGGCGAGTGGTCGTCGGATCCGACGGCGCCGGCTACGACTACAAGGAGGCGCTCAAGGCCGACCTCGAGAGGGACCCCCGGGTGTCGGAGGTCATCGACGTGGGAGTCGACGCCGAGGACGATACCGCGTACCCCTCGATCGCCATCGCCGCTGCCGAGAAGATCCGGGACAACGGGGCCGACCGCGCGCTCCTTGTCTGCGGCACCGGCCTCGGCGTCGCCATCGCCGCGAACAAGGTCCCGGGGATCCGTGCAGTGACGGCCCATGACAGCTACAGCGTCGAACGCAGCGTCCTGAGCAACAACGCCCAGGTCCTGACGTTCGGGCAGCGTGTCGTCGGCCTCGAGCTCGCGCGGCGGCTCGCCAGGGAATGGCTCGGATATGAGTTCGACGAGTCCTCTGCCTCGGCAAAGAAGGTCGCGGTCATCGAGGGCTACGAGAGCACGGGCTCCTGTGACTGA
- a CDS encoding dihydroxyacetone kinase family protein: MSYVLNDAAAFADESADGFVAAHRNLVRRVRGGVARAAATPAGQVAVVIGGGSGHYPAFAGLVGPGLAHAAAMGNVFASPSAQQVFTVARTVATEAGVLLAYGNYAGDTLNFDQAQEQLLAEGIPCQTVRVTDDICSAPAAETEKRRGIAGDLAVFRVAGWAAEQGHDLEAVAALAARANERTRSIGLAFSGCTLPGAAEPLFTVPPGTMAVGMGIHGEPGIETVPMAPAREIAELLTSRILAERPGTAGSGRIGVIVNGLGSVKSEELFLLYGAISPLLEDAGFTIVDPEVGEYATSFEMAGVSLTVVWLDEELEQAWRSPAYTPAYRKGAVDIATAPTLAPDEAISDAIAVVAAPMEAAAAGLRALQAIDSIRQVIDREVDELGRLDAIAGDGDHGIGMQRGARAAAEAAAAASAVGAGAGSVLTQAGEAWADKAGGTSGALWGLALRAMGHQIGDAEAPSAAAVARAVSAAREAVQRAGKAEIGDKTLVDALVPFSQRLTELTSEGQGLAAAWGAAAATATAAANATADLVPRLGRARPHVEKSLGTPDPGAVSLALAVTAVGGVLDSSNLKEN, encoded by the coding sequence ATGAGCTACGTACTGAACGACGCCGCCGCCTTCGCCGACGAGTCCGCCGACGGATTCGTCGCCGCACACCGCAACCTCGTCCGCCGCGTCCGGGGCGGCGTCGCCCGTGCAGCGGCCACCCCCGCCGGGCAGGTCGCGGTCGTGATCGGCGGCGGCTCCGGCCACTACCCGGCCTTCGCCGGCCTCGTCGGCCCCGGCCTCGCCCACGCGGCCGCCATGGGGAACGTGTTCGCCTCCCCCAGCGCGCAGCAGGTCTTCACCGTAGCCCGCACGGTCGCGACGGAGGCCGGGGTGCTCCTGGCCTACGGCAACTACGCCGGAGACACGCTCAACTTCGACCAGGCCCAGGAACAGCTCCTCGCCGAGGGAATCCCGTGCCAGACCGTTCGGGTCACCGACGACATCTGCAGCGCCCCCGCTGCCGAAACGGAGAAGCGCCGGGGCATCGCCGGAGACCTGGCGGTCTTCCGGGTGGCAGGATGGGCAGCCGAACAAGGGCACGACCTCGAGGCCGTGGCCGCTCTCGCCGCCCGCGCGAACGAGCGCACTCGCTCCATCGGCCTCGCCTTCTCCGGGTGCACGCTCCCCGGAGCCGCCGAGCCGCTCTTCACCGTCCCGCCCGGGACGATGGCCGTCGGCATGGGAATCCACGGCGAGCCGGGCATCGAAACCGTTCCCATGGCGCCGGCCCGCGAGATCGCCGAGCTCCTCACCAGCCGCATCCTCGCCGAGCGCCCGGGCACCGCCGGCAGCGGACGGATCGGAGTCATCGTCAACGGCCTCGGATCGGTCAAGTCGGAGGAGCTCTTCCTGCTCTACGGTGCCATCTCGCCGCTGCTGGAAGACGCCGGGTTCACGATCGTCGACCCCGAAGTCGGCGAGTACGCCACCAGCTTCGAGATGGCGGGCGTGTCACTGACCGTTGTCTGGCTGGACGAGGAACTGGAACAGGCATGGCGCTCCCCCGCCTACACCCCCGCCTACCGCAAGGGAGCCGTCGACATTGCCACGGCTCCGACCCTCGCCCCCGACGAAGCGATCTCGGATGCCATCGCCGTCGTCGCAGCGCCCATGGAAGCCGCGGCGGCGGGCCTGCGGGCCCTCCAGGCGATCGATTCCATCCGGCAGGTGATCGACCGGGAAGTCGACGAACTGGGTCGCCTCGATGCGATCGCCGGAGACGGTGACCACGGCATCGGCATGCAGCGCGGAGCAAGGGCCGCCGCTGAGGCGGCTGCGGCCGCAAGCGCCGTGGGCGCCGGAGCAGGCAGCGTCCTCACACAGGCCGGAGAGGCCTGGGCTGACAAGGCCGGAGGCACATCGGGAGCGCTCTGGGGCCTCGCCCTGCGCGCCATGGGCCACCAGATCGGCGACGCCGAAGCACCCAGCGCCGCGGCAGTGGCCCGGGCTGTCTCCGCAGCACGCGAGGCGGTGCAGCGCGCGGGGAAGGCCGAGATCGGGGACAAGACACTGGTAGACGCCTTGGTCCCCTTCTCGCAGCGGCTGACCGAGCTCACCTCTGAAGGCCAAGGACTGGCCGCCGCCTGGGGCGCGGCAGCAGCCACGGCGACCGCCGCCGCAAACGCCACGGCAGACCTCGTCCCACGGCTGGGCCGGGCCCGGCCGCACGTGGAGAAGAGCCTCGGCACACCGGACCCGGGGGCAGTCTCCCTGGCCCTCGCCGTTACGGCGGTCGGCGGCGTCCTCGACTCATCTAACCTGAAGGAGAACTGA
- the tkt gene encoding transketolase → MDVQELTWTDVDRKAVDTVRVLAADAVQKVGNGHPGTAMSLAPAAYLLFQKLMRHDPADPAWIGRDRFILSPGHSSLTLYIQLFLAGYGLELSDLEALRTWGSLTPGHPEYGHTRGVEITTGPLGQGLASSVGFAYSQRRERGLYDPQAEPGTSPFDHTVWVIASDGDLQEGVTSEASSLAGHQELGNLVVIYDENHISIEDDTDVAFTEDVLKRYEAYGWHTQRVDWTKTGEYAEDVPELWDALVAAKAETGRPSIISLRTVIGWPSPTKQNTGKIHGSALGAEEVAALKEVLGFDPEKSFVVDPEVLAHTRGAIGRGQEAKAAWQESFDAWAAANPEAAALHERIEARRLPAGWEKSLPEFPAGKDVSTRAASGKVLNAIGPVLPELWGGSADLAESNNTTIEGSPSFIPASRSTAAWKGNPYGRVLHFGIREHAAAAIVNGITLGGKTRAFSGTFLIFSDYQRPAIRLSALMGIPSTYVWTHDSIGLGEDGPTHQPVEQLASLRAIPHLDVVRPCDANETAQAWKAILENTQNPAGIVLTRQNLPVWERGQGAFADASGVARGGYVLAEAQREGNDVAPDVILIGTGSEVQLAVAAREALAAEGIAARVVSMPCVEWFDAQDAAYRESVLPAAVRARVSVEAGLALTWHRFVGDAGRTVSLEHYGASADYKTLFTEFGITAEAVTAAAKDSIAAAAA, encoded by the coding sequence GTGGATGTGCAAGAACTGACCTGGACTGATGTGGACCGCAAGGCTGTGGACACGGTCCGGGTGCTCGCGGCCGATGCGGTGCAGAAGGTGGGCAATGGCCACCCCGGTACGGCGATGAGCCTGGCGCCGGCGGCGTACCTGCTGTTCCAGAAGCTGATGCGCCATGATCCGGCGGATCCGGCGTGGATCGGGCGGGACCGGTTCATCCTCTCCCCGGGGCATTCGTCCCTGACGCTGTACATCCAGCTGTTCCTGGCCGGGTACGGGCTGGAGCTTTCGGATCTTGAGGCGCTGCGGACGTGGGGCTCGCTGACTCCGGGGCATCCGGAGTACGGGCACACCAGGGGTGTGGAGATCACCACGGGCCCGCTGGGGCAGGGCCTGGCCTCCTCGGTCGGGTTCGCGTACTCCCAGCGGCGCGAGCGGGGCCTGTACGACCCGCAGGCCGAGCCGGGCACGTCCCCGTTCGACCACACGGTGTGGGTGATCGCCTCGGACGGGGACCTGCAGGAGGGCGTGACCTCGGAGGCGTCCTCCCTGGCCGGGCACCAGGAGCTGGGCAACCTCGTGGTGATCTACGACGAGAACCACATCTCGATCGAGGACGACACGGACGTGGCCTTCACCGAGGACGTCCTCAAGCGCTACGAGGCGTACGGCTGGCACACCCAGCGGGTGGACTGGACCAAGACCGGCGAGTACGCCGAGGACGTGCCCGAGCTCTGGGACGCGCTGGTGGCGGCGAAGGCCGAGACGGGCCGGCCCTCGATCATCTCGCTGCGCACGGTCATCGGCTGGCCGTCCCCGACCAAGCAGAACACGGGCAAGATCCACGGCTCGGCCCTGGGCGCGGAGGAGGTCGCGGCCCTGAAGGAGGTCCTGGGCTTCGACCCGGAGAAGTCCTTCGTCGTGGACCCGGAGGTCCTGGCGCACACCCGCGGGGCCATCGGGCGCGGCCAGGAGGCCAAGGCCGCCTGGCAGGAGTCCTTCGACGCCTGGGCCGCGGCGAACCCCGAGGCCGCGGCCCTGCACGAGCGCATCGAGGCCCGCCGCCTGCCCGCGGGCTGGGAGAAGTCCCTGCCGGAGTTCCCCGCCGGGAAGGACGTCTCCACCCGGGCCGCCTCGGGCAAGGTCCTGAACGCGATCGGCCCGGTCCTGCCGGAGCTGTGGGGCGGGTCCGCGGACCTGGCCGAGTCGAACAACACCACCATCGAGGGCTCGCCCTCGTTCATCCCGGCCTCCCGCTCGACCGCGGCCTGGAAGGGCAATCCGTACGGACGGGTCCTGCACTTCGGCATCCGCGAGCACGCCGCGGCCGCGATCGTGAACGGCATCACCCTGGGCGGGAAGACCCGGGCGTTCTCCGGCACGTTCCTGATCTTCAGTGACTACCAGCGCCCCGCCATCCGCCTCTCGGCGCTGATGGGCATCCCGTCCACGTACGTGTGGACGCACGACTCGATCGGCCTGGGCGAGGACGGCCCGACCCACCAGCCGGTCGAGCAGCTCGCCTCCCTGCGCGCGATCCCCCACCTGGACGTGGTGCGCCCCTGCGACGCGAACGAGACCGCCCAGGCGTGGAAGGCGATCCTGGAGAACACGCAGAACCCGGCCGGGATCGTCCTGACCCGCCAGAACCTGCCTGTCTGGGAGCGCGGCCAGGGTGCCTTCGCCGACGCCTCCGGGGTCGCCCGGGGCGGCTATGTCCTGGCCGAGGCCCAGCGCGAGGGGAACGACGTGGCCCCGGACGTGATCCTCATCGGCACCGGCTCGGAGGTCCAGCTCGCCGTCGCCGCCCGGGAGGCCCTCGCGGCCGAGGGCATCGCCGCGCGCGTGGTCTCCATGCCCTGCGTGGAGTGGTTCGACGCCCAGGACGCCGCCTACCGCGAGTCCGTCCTGCCCGCGGCCGTGAGGGCCCGCGTCTCGGTCGAGGCCGGCCTGGCGCTGACCTGGCACCGGTTCGTCGGCGACGCCGGCCGCACCGTCAGCCTCGAGCACTACGGGGCCTCCGCGGACTACAAGACCCTCTTCACCGAGTTCGGCATCACGGCCGAGGCGGTCACCGCCGCCGCCAAGGACTCCATCGCCGCCGCCGCGGCCTGA
- a CDS encoding D-ribose ABC transporter substrate-binding protein, with amino-acid sequence MFRKGIGAALALGVTAVVAMTGCSAGSGGSGSSASSSGKGGGLITIVVNDPSNPYWLTEGNVAKAEAEKLGYQATVAASKGDVNTESTVIDTAIANHSAGIILDPANADGSIGNIKRAMNAKIPVFLVNAEINQTGVALGQLVSNNAQGAAIGAQQWIKAAGTKGDYAELFGLPSDNNAATRSNGYKTVISQYPDWKEVAKQTANWDRALGQQKMQSILQANPTINAVISGNDEMALGAIAALKQAGKTNVIVGGFDGSPDAIAAVKDGSLAYTVLQPVATFAKKSVDELDQYIKDGTKPSQEKQSFDCILITKANVDKMTAPFTYSG; translated from the coding sequence ATGTTCCGCAAGGGTATTGGCGCAGCACTTGCGCTTGGCGTCACCGCGGTGGTCGCGATGACCGGCTGCTCCGCCGGAAGCGGCGGATCCGGATCATCGGCCTCCTCCAGCGGGAAGGGAGGCGGACTGATCACGATCGTGGTCAACGACCCGTCGAACCCATACTGGCTCACCGAGGGGAACGTCGCAAAGGCCGAAGCAGAGAAGCTCGGCTACCAGGCGACGGTCGCTGCCTCGAAGGGCGATGTGAACACCGAGTCCACCGTCATCGACACCGCCATCGCGAACCACTCCGCCGGAATCATCCTCGACCCGGCGAACGCGGACGGTTCGATCGGGAACATCAAGCGCGCGATGAACGCGAAGATCCCCGTGTTCCTCGTCAACGCCGAGATCAACCAGACCGGCGTCGCCCTCGGGCAGCTGGTATCGAACAACGCCCAGGGCGCAGCCATCGGAGCCCAGCAGTGGATCAAGGCCGCCGGAACCAAGGGCGACTACGCCGAGCTGTTCGGGCTCCCGTCCGACAACAACGCCGCGACGCGGTCCAACGGGTACAAGACGGTCATCTCCCAGTACCCGGACTGGAAGGAAGTGGCCAAGCAGACCGCGAACTGGGACAGGGCCCTGGGCCAGCAGAAGATGCAGTCCATCCTCCAGGCGAACCCGACCATCAACGCCGTGATCTCCGGCAACGATGAAATGGCCCTCGGAGCCATCGCGGCCCTGAAGCAGGCAGGCAAGACCAACGTCATCGTCGGCGGCTTCGACGGCTCCCCCGACGCCATCGCCGCCGTCAAGGACGGCTCCCTCGCCTACACCGTCCTCCAGCCCGTGGCGACCTTCGCAAAGAAGTCCGTGGACGAACTCGATCAGTACATCAAGGACGGAACGAAGCCGTCCCAGGAGAAGCAGTCGTTCGACTGCATCCTCATCACCAAGGCCAACGTCGACAAGATGACGGCACCGTTCACCTACTCCGGCTGA
- a CDS encoding alcohol dehydrogenase catalytic domain-containing protein, with protein MTNPAEGTQPGAALPSTMRAVVCHGPEDYRLEELAVPQPRQDELLIRVEAVGVCASDVKCYHGAAKFWGDENRPSWAQKGIIPGHEFVGIVVAAGQHALAQRNIALGTRIVCEQIVPCGECRYCRRGQYWMCAPHEMFGFRGFDGAMAEYLLVPSRARVHQAPSHIPAQHAAFAEPLSCALHAVERADIKFEDIVVVAGCGPIGLGMIAGARSKSPAMVVALDLSDEKLALAKKCGADLTVNIGREDAIQTIKDLTDGYGADVYLEATGHPSAVAQGLNILRKLGTYVEYSVFGTEATVDWSIIGDDKELNVLGAHLGPHCWPAALRLLESGALPMDEICSDQFPLERFLDAINLVGNPAGGSVKVSILL; from the coding sequence ATGACGAATCCGGCTGAGGGAACCCAACCGGGCGCCGCCCTGCCCTCCACGATGCGCGCCGTTGTCTGCCACGGGCCCGAGGACTACCGGCTGGAAGAGCTGGCCGTGCCGCAGCCGAGGCAGGACGAGCTCCTCATCAGGGTCGAGGCCGTCGGGGTCTGCGCCAGCGACGTCAAGTGCTACCACGGAGCCGCCAAGTTCTGGGGAGATGAGAACCGGCCGTCATGGGCGCAGAAGGGCATCATCCCCGGGCACGAATTCGTCGGCATTGTGGTCGCTGCCGGCCAACACGCTCTCGCCCAGCGCAACATCGCGCTGGGCACCCGCATCGTATGCGAGCAGATCGTCCCCTGCGGGGAATGCCGCTACTGCCGCCGCGGCCAGTACTGGATGTGCGCGCCGCACGAAATGTTCGGCTTCCGCGGATTCGACGGCGCCATGGCCGAATACCTCCTCGTGCCCTCACGTGCCCGAGTCCACCAGGCACCGTCGCACATCCCAGCGCAGCACGCAGCATTCGCCGAGCCCCTATCCTGCGCGCTGCACGCAGTCGAGAGAGCCGACATCAAATTCGAGGACATCGTTGTCGTCGCCGGATGCGGCCCGATCGGACTCGGCATGATCGCCGGCGCCCGTTCCAAGAGTCCCGCAATGGTTGTGGCCTTGGACCTTTCCGACGAGAAGCTCGCACTCGCCAAGAAGTGCGGAGCCGACCTCACGGTCAACATCGGCAGAGAGGATGCCATCCAGACCATCAAGGACCTCACCGACGGGTACGGAGCCGATGTCTACCTCGAGGCCACAGGGCACCCCTCCGCGGTTGCGCAAGGACTGAACATCCTCCGCAAGCTCGGCACCTACGTCGAATACTCCGTGTTCGGCACAGAGGCCACCGTCGACTGGTCCATCATCGGCGACGACAAGGAGCTCAACGTCCTCGGGGCCCACCTCGGCCCGCACTGCTGGCCTGCCGCACTCCGACTCCTCGAGTCCGGCGCGCTGCCCATGGACGAGATCTGCAGCGACCAATTCCCTCTCGAAAGGTTCCTGGACGCAATCAACCTTGTCGGGAACCCGGCAGGCGGATCTGTGAAGGTCTCAATCCTCCTCTGA